From a single Solanum dulcamara chromosome 4, daSolDulc1.2, whole genome shotgun sequence genomic region:
- the LOC129887975 gene encoding protein DETOXIFICATION 43-like isoform X3 produces MEEKEVSCSEDVKSPLSIFFRDIRSIFKLDELGQEIGRIALPAALALTADPIASLVDTAFIGHIGAIEQAAVGVSIAVFNQASKIAIFPLVSVTTSFVAEEDEITKANQDLQDGRSSEQNEGDAEALETESPSKSESKCLIPKNDSAGSVCKSEKLVTSFEIMKSKPEKRHIPSASSALIIGAVLGIVQAIFLIAGAKPLLKFMGVKPGSSMSKPAQDYLRLRSLGAPAVLLSLAMQGVFRGFKDTKTPLFATGFLLLVRVIAATFCITLAASLAARLGPTQMAAFQVCLQIWLATSLLADGLAVAGQAILASAFAQKDFSRCTATASRVLQLGVVLGLVLALVLGIGLHYGARVFTKDVNVLHLIGIGIPFVAATQPINCLAFVFDGVNFGASDFAYSAYSMHFVPAHSFIKLWIYRNLGSSNHLYEPASFSWLRKDRHQDRPLEVPPELKVSVKQYISINFIEKIRTKTTV; encoded by the exons ATGGAAGAGAAAGAAGTTTCATGTAGTGAGGATGTTAAAAGCCCACTCTCAATATTTTTCAGAGATATAAG ATCAATTTTTAAATTGGATGAACTTGGCCAGGAAATAGGAAGGATAGCTCTACCTGCTGCACTAGCTTTAACAGCAGATCCTATTGCATCTCTAGTTGATACAGCATTTATTGGCCATATAG GTGCGATTGAGCAGGCTGCTGTAGGAGTTTCTATTGCTGTATTCAATCAAGCATCTAAGATTGCAATATTTCCCCTGGTCAGTGTAACAACTTCTTTCGTCGCGGAGGAAGATGAAATCACGAAAGCAAACCAAGACCTGCAAGATGGTAGAAGTTCGGAGCAGAATGAAGGAGATGCTGAAGCATTGGAAACCGAGTCACCGTCAAAGAGTGAAAGCAAATGCCTGATACCTAAAAATG ATTCTGCAGGGAGTGTATGCAAGTCCGAAAAGCTAGTTACGAGCTTTGAAATAATGAAATCTAAGCCCGAAAAGAGACACATTCCATCCGCGTCATCTGCATTGATCATTGGTGCTGTCCTTGGCATTGTCCAAGCAATATTTCTTATTGCTGGAGCAAAGCCTTTATTAAAATTCATGGGAGTCAAACCT GGCTCATCTATGTCAAAACCAGCACAAGATTACCTGAGACTGAGGTCACTTGGTGCACCAGCAGTTCTCCTCTCATTAGCTATGCAAGGGGTATTTCGAGGATTTAAAGACACGAAAACTCCACTATTTGCAACTG GGTTCCTATTATTAGTGAGGGTCATAGCAGCAACATTCTGCATAACATTAGCTGCATCATTGGCTGCAAGATTAGGACCAACACAAATGGCTGCATTTCAGGTCTGCTTGCAGATTTGGCTAGCTACATCTCTTCTAGCTGACGGGTTAGCTGTTGCTGGGCAG GCAATACTAGCAAGTGCATTTGCTCAAAAGGACTTCAGTAGATGTACTGCAACAGCATCAAGGGTGTTACAG TTGGGAGTAGTTCTAGGACTGGTACTAGCACTCGTTCTTGGAATTGGTTTACACTATGGAGCACGAGTATTTACAAAAGATGTCAATGTCCTGCACCTAATTGGCATTGGAATTCCG TTTGTCGCAGCAACTCAACCAATCAATTGCCTGGCTTTTGTCTTTGATGGTGTAAACTTTGGCGCATCCGACTTTGCATATTCTGCATACTCGATG CATTTTGTTCCTGCTCATTCTTTCATCAAGTTATGGATTTATCGGAATTTGGGTAGCTCTAACCATCTATATGAGCCTGCGAGCTTTAGCTGGCTTCGGAAG GATAGGCACCAGGACAGGCCCCTGGAAGTTCCTCCGGAGCTGAAAGTCTCTGTTAAACAATATATAAGTATTAATTTCATAGAGAAAATTCGCACGAAAACAACTGTGTAA
- the LOC129887975 gene encoding protein DETOXIFICATION 42-like isoform X2, with amino-acid sequence MEEKEVSCSEDVKSPLSIFFRDIRSIFKLDELGQEIGRIALPAALALTADPIASLVDTAFIGHIGAIEQAAVGVSIAVFNQASKIAIFPLVSVTTSFVAEEDEITKANQDLQDGRSSEQNEGDAEALETESPSKSESKCLIPKNDSAGSVCKSEKLVTSFEIMKSKPEKRHIPSASSALIIGAVLGIVQAIFLIAGAKPLLKFMGVKPGSSMSKPAQDYLRLRSLGAPAVLLSLAMQGVFRGFKDTKTPLFATVAGDLANIILDVIFMFVFHLGVRGAAIAHVISQYLISVILFWRLLEKVAIVPLSLKYLQFTRFLTNGFLLLVRVIAATFCITLAASLAARLGPTQMAAFQVCLQIWLATSLLADGLAVAGQAILASAFAQKDFSRCTATASRVLQLGVVLGLVLALVLGIGLHYGARVFTKDVNVLHLIGIGIPFVAATQPINCLAFVFDGVNFGASDFAYSAYSMLTVALFSILFLLILSSSYGFIGIWVALTIYMSLRALAGFGRIGTRTGPWKFLRS; translated from the exons ATGGAAGAGAAAGAAGTTTCATGTAGTGAGGATGTTAAAAGCCCACTCTCAATATTTTTCAGAGATATAAG ATCAATTTTTAAATTGGATGAACTTGGCCAGGAAATAGGAAGGATAGCTCTACCTGCTGCACTAGCTTTAACAGCAGATCCTATTGCATCTCTAGTTGATACAGCATTTATTGGCCATATAG GTGCGATTGAGCAGGCTGCTGTAGGAGTTTCTATTGCTGTATTCAATCAAGCATCTAAGATTGCAATATTTCCCCTGGTCAGTGTAACAACTTCTTTCGTCGCGGAGGAAGATGAAATCACGAAAGCAAACCAAGACCTGCAAGATGGTAGAAGTTCGGAGCAGAATGAAGGAGATGCTGAAGCATTGGAAACCGAGTCACCGTCAAAGAGTGAAAGCAAATGCCTGATACCTAAAAATG ATTCTGCAGGGAGTGTATGCAAGTCCGAAAAGCTAGTTACGAGCTTTGAAATAATGAAATCTAAGCCCGAAAAGAGACACATTCCATCCGCGTCATCTGCATTGATCATTGGTGCTGTCCTTGGCATTGTCCAAGCAATATTTCTTATTGCTGGAGCAAAGCCTTTATTAAAATTCATGGGAGTCAAACCT GGCTCATCTATGTCAAAACCAGCACAAGATTACCTGAGACTGAGGTCACTTGGTGCACCAGCAGTTCTCCTCTCATTAGCTATGCAAGGGGTATTTCGAGGATTTAAAGACACGAAAACTCCACTATTTGCAACTG TGGCTGGCGATTTGGCAAATATAATTTTGGATGTTATATTCATGTTTGTTTTTCATCTCGGTGTCAGAGGTGCTGCAATTGCTCATGTAATTTCTCA GTACCTAATTTCAGTTATACTGTTTTGGAGACTATTGGAAAAGGTTGCTATCGTACCTCTTAGTCTCAAATATCTTCAATTCACTCGATTTCTTACAAATG GGTTCCTATTATTAGTGAGGGTCATAGCAGCAACATTCTGCATAACATTAGCTGCATCATTGGCTGCAAGATTAGGACCAACACAAATGGCTGCATTTCAGGTCTGCTTGCAGATTTGGCTAGCTACATCTCTTCTAGCTGACGGGTTAGCTGTTGCTGGGCAG GCAATACTAGCAAGTGCATTTGCTCAAAAGGACTTCAGTAGATGTACTGCAACAGCATCAAGGGTGTTACAG TTGGGAGTAGTTCTAGGACTGGTACTAGCACTCGTTCTTGGAATTGGTTTACACTATGGAGCACGAGTATTTACAAAAGATGTCAATGTCCTGCACCTAATTGGCATTGGAATTCCG TTTGTCGCAGCAACTCAACCAATCAATTGCCTGGCTTTTGTCTTTGATGGTGTAAACTTTGGCGCATCCGACTTTGCATATTCTGCATACTCGATG CTTACGGTGGCTCTTTTCAGCATTTTGTTCCTGCTCATTCTTTCATCAAGTTATGGATTTATCGGAATTTGGGTAGCTCTAACCATCTATATGAGCCTGCGAGCTTTAGCTGGCTTCGGAAG GATAGGCACCAGGACAGGCCCCTGGAAGTTCCTCCGGAGCTGA
- the LOC129885230 gene encoding uncharacterized protein LOC129885230: protein MKDSNFVRYTFELQKKEKENANKNQISEEYNGCEFKKDQDGEYKMQTGQIKKNEGSTSKRPIKEGKDAYYHVQQGIRVDSSNTIDLTITSLDKSKEKSYKKVIQNERSKEYNESKKIKERVVSFEEERFEKQQQQQQQQEDINDEFELNILTSSDSLPDNTNHILKDNNIDSDSKLPINDETDQNYYRLKQGVPRSTKFHSIIDIYKHTKRLSSSEQEYNWSCLSTLEKQKSEVHNEGKMGKDQVNTIKEILPNKQKQKIIHGDFESLGEHRQEDNSNHILMEDNIDNRSNLSMKEKKDEDDHLNKGLSESTLFKSLFDLGEVIIQYETSRSEVPDGSITRKDHEDSIEEEQQQQPNNIIGEDSLPKINPDCVLNGNDANCGSKLLTRDENGGNYRITQGLPRSIKFRSISNLYECTTRLSPVEDEYNWNLRRGEDSIMNHLKKEDSSGKKNFGCKRKCRENQKGKGIKDATT from the exons ATGAAGGATTCAAATTTTGTGAGG TATACTTTCGAAttacaaaaaaaagagaaagagaatgCCAATAAAAACCAAATATCTGAAGAATATAATGGATGCGAATTTAAAAAGGACCAAGACG gGGAGTACAAAATGCAAACTGGACAAATAAAGAAGAATGAAGGGAGTACTTCAAAACGTCCGATCAAAGAGGGGAAAGATGCATATTATCATGTGCAACAAGGAATACGAGTGGATAGTTCAAATACCATTGACCTCACCATTACG TCACTCGACAAAAGTAAAGAGAAAAGTTATAAGAAGGTGATACAAAATGAGAGATCTAAAGAATATAAtgaaagcaaaaaaataaaagagcgAGTGGTCTCTTTCGAGGAGGAACGATttgaaaaacaacaacaacaacaacaacaacaagaggACATCAACG ATGAGTTCGAGCTAAACATTCTGACAAGTAGTGATAGTCTCCCGGATAATACTAATCATATTTTGAAGGACAACAACATCGATAGTGACTCGAAACTTCCCATAAATGATGAAACAGATCAAAACTACTATCGCTTGAAGCAAGGGGTACCAAGGAGCACAAAATTTCACTCCATTATTGATATATACAAG cATACAAAGAGACTCTCATCATCTGAACAAGAATATAATTGGAGTTGTCTAAGTACTTTAGAGAAACAGAAATCTGAAGTACACAATGAAGGTAAAATGGGAAAGGATCAAGTTAACACTATCAAGGAGATACTAcccaacaaacaaaaacaaaaaattattcatg GTGACTTTGAGAGCCTTGGTGAACATAGACAGGAGGATAATTCTAATCATATCTTAATGGAGGATAACATTGATAATAGATCAAATCTTTcaatgaaagagaaaaaagatgAAGACGACCATTTGAATAAGGGACTATCAGAGAGTACGTTGTTTAAATCCCTTTTTGATTTAGGCGAG GTGATAATACAATATGAGACATCTCGATCTGAAGTACCCGACGGAAGTATAACAAGAAAGGATCATGAGGACTCTATCGAAgaggaacaacaacaacaaccaaacaATATCATTG GTGAAGATAGTCTTCCGAAGATTAATCCTGATTGTGTTTTAAACGGCAATGATGCCAATTGTGGCTCAAAACTTTTGACAAGAGATGAAAATGGTGGGAACTATCGTATCACACAAGGACTACCGAGAAGTATAAAATTTCGTTCCATTAGCAATCTCTATGAG TGTACTACCAGGCTTTCACCTGTTGAAGATGAATATAATTGGAATCTTCGGAGGGGAGAAGATTCAATTATGAATCACTTGAAAAAAGAAGACTCAAGTGGCAAAAAGAATTTCGGTTGTAAGAGAAAATGTAGAGAAAACCAAAAAGGCAAGGGAATAAAGGATGCTACAACTTAA
- the LOC129887975 gene encoding protein DETOXIFICATION 42-like isoform X1 — protein MEEKEVSCSEDVKSPLSIFFRDIRSIFKLDELGQEIGRIALPAALALTADPIASLVDTAFIGHIGAIEQAAVGVSIAVFNQASKIAIFPLVSVTTSFVAEEDEITKANQDLQDGRSSEQNEGDAEALETESPSKSESKCLIPKNDSAGSVCKSEKLVTSFEIMKSKPEKRHIPSASSALIIGAVLGIVQAIFLIAGAKPLLKFMGVKPGSSMSKPAQDYLRLRSLGAPAVLLSLAMQGVFRGFKDTKTPLFATVAGDLANIILDVIFMFVFHLGVRGAAIAHVISQYLISVILFWRLLEKVAIVPLSLKYLQFTRFLTNGFLLLVRVIAATFCITLAASLAARLGPTQMAAFQVCLQIWLATSLLADGLAVAGQAILASAFAQKDFSRCTATASRVLQLGVVLGLVLALVLGIGLHYGARVFTKDVNVLHLIGIGIPFVAATQPINCLAFVFDGVNFGASDFAYSAYSMHFVPAHSFIKLWIYRNLGSSNHLYEPASFSWLRKDRHQDRPLEVPPELKVSVKQYISINFIEKIRTKTTV, from the exons ATGGAAGAGAAAGAAGTTTCATGTAGTGAGGATGTTAAAAGCCCACTCTCAATATTTTTCAGAGATATAAG ATCAATTTTTAAATTGGATGAACTTGGCCAGGAAATAGGAAGGATAGCTCTACCTGCTGCACTAGCTTTAACAGCAGATCCTATTGCATCTCTAGTTGATACAGCATTTATTGGCCATATAG GTGCGATTGAGCAGGCTGCTGTAGGAGTTTCTATTGCTGTATTCAATCAAGCATCTAAGATTGCAATATTTCCCCTGGTCAGTGTAACAACTTCTTTCGTCGCGGAGGAAGATGAAATCACGAAAGCAAACCAAGACCTGCAAGATGGTAGAAGTTCGGAGCAGAATGAAGGAGATGCTGAAGCATTGGAAACCGAGTCACCGTCAAAGAGTGAAAGCAAATGCCTGATACCTAAAAATG ATTCTGCAGGGAGTGTATGCAAGTCCGAAAAGCTAGTTACGAGCTTTGAAATAATGAAATCTAAGCCCGAAAAGAGACACATTCCATCCGCGTCATCTGCATTGATCATTGGTGCTGTCCTTGGCATTGTCCAAGCAATATTTCTTATTGCTGGAGCAAAGCCTTTATTAAAATTCATGGGAGTCAAACCT GGCTCATCTATGTCAAAACCAGCACAAGATTACCTGAGACTGAGGTCACTTGGTGCACCAGCAGTTCTCCTCTCATTAGCTATGCAAGGGGTATTTCGAGGATTTAAAGACACGAAAACTCCACTATTTGCAACTG TGGCTGGCGATTTGGCAAATATAATTTTGGATGTTATATTCATGTTTGTTTTTCATCTCGGTGTCAGAGGTGCTGCAATTGCTCATGTAATTTCTCA GTACCTAATTTCAGTTATACTGTTTTGGAGACTATTGGAAAAGGTTGCTATCGTACCTCTTAGTCTCAAATATCTTCAATTCACTCGATTTCTTACAAATG GGTTCCTATTATTAGTGAGGGTCATAGCAGCAACATTCTGCATAACATTAGCTGCATCATTGGCTGCAAGATTAGGACCAACACAAATGGCTGCATTTCAGGTCTGCTTGCAGATTTGGCTAGCTACATCTCTTCTAGCTGACGGGTTAGCTGTTGCTGGGCAG GCAATACTAGCAAGTGCATTTGCTCAAAAGGACTTCAGTAGATGTACTGCAACAGCATCAAGGGTGTTACAG TTGGGAGTAGTTCTAGGACTGGTACTAGCACTCGTTCTTGGAATTGGTTTACACTATGGAGCACGAGTATTTACAAAAGATGTCAATGTCCTGCACCTAATTGGCATTGGAATTCCG TTTGTCGCAGCAACTCAACCAATCAATTGCCTGGCTTTTGTCTTTGATGGTGTAAACTTTGGCGCATCCGACTTTGCATATTCTGCATACTCGATG CATTTTGTTCCTGCTCATTCTTTCATCAAGTTATGGATTTATCGGAATTTGGGTAGCTCTAACCATCTATATGAGCCTGCGAGCTTTAGCTGGCTTCGGAAG GATAGGCACCAGGACAGGCCCCTGGAAGTTCCTCCGGAGCTGAAAGTCTCTGTTAAACAATATATAAGTATTAATTTCATAGAGAAAATTCGCACGAAAACAACTGTGTAA